The Aphanothece sacrum FPU1 genome includes the window GAGTTGAGGCATAATTATATTTTCAAGTGGTGTAGGGGTCAACGGCCGTTGACCCCTACATTTGCGCTTATCTAAAAGGGCCAATTACATCTTTAACGACTATTCTTTGGTCGGCTGAATAACCAGCAAAAGAACGAGTTGCTTCTAGATTAATTTCTACTCCTAACCCTGCTTTTAGATGGTCAGGACTAATGGGTAATTTTCCAATATTAATAGTAAATTTATTATTGTCAATTGTCACTAAATCTTCAGAAATTGCTCCTTCATACTTAGTAATATAATCAGAAACCGGACGGAAACGAGGATCAGATCTAGTAATACTATAAGTTAACTTAAACTTAGTCGCAATTAAATTTGATTGACGAGCTTTATCGACTAATGTTAGCTTAAGTTCTGTTCCTCTGCCTGATAATCCTTGACTTTCCAATTGAGTCGCATCTCGTTGTCTAATAGCATTATAAACGATTAATTGAGTAATATTATTTTTGGGTTGAGTTGTTGCTTCAATCCATAAGTTTTTAGGTAATTCTACATTAATATTTTTATCATTTTGTAATCTAAGAGTTACTTGTTCTTGAGCAAAACTATTAAAAGATTGAGGCGCATTCCAAATGAGAATAAAAGAGCGTTCAAATCGCTCGACTAATGCTACATACTCATCATCAATAAATGATCCTGGAGCAAATAAAGATTTTGCCCCATTGCGAGTTTCCCAAACATTTTTAGACAAAAGATAGCCTTTCTCCTTTAAATTTGCCATTGTTACTGCGGCCGCTGGTTTATCAGGTTCTAAAGGTTTATCAAAATTAATTAAGGTTAATTTTCCGGGTAAACCATCTCGTCCCCCTACACCTATCACTCCATTCGTCCCATTTTTGCCATCTTGACAACGAAATTCTAGAGTAGTACAAATATAGCCAGGATCACCAGGGTTTCCTGTACAGGTTTCGATGTTCCAGTAAGGATCAGTACAATTGCAACCGTCACCCCCAAAACCTCCCCTGCCAGGTTCTCCTCCTTTGCCTCCTGCCGCGTTAACATAGATTTGTTTTAGACTCGTTAAATCTGTACCATAAAGGGTTAAAGAACCTCCATTCCCCCCATCTCCTCCATTTCCTCCATTTCCTCCCCTACCCCCACTCGGAGCTTGCACATTATAATTAACCCCAACGGGTTGATTGTCACATCGGGCATCTTTTCCTCTTTCTCCCTCTTTACCTTTTTCCCCATTAGCACCGACTAAATTGAGGGTAACGGGAGAACCATCGGCAAAAATCGTTAAATTGTCACTATCCTGACCATTTTTGCCTGAGATGCCATTCTGAGCATCGGAACCATTTTGACCAAAGGGTTTGATATCCGCACCCCAAGCGACTCCAGCACAAATCTGAGATGAGGAAGGGATGGGAATCATCAAGGAACTGATAAAAAAGGGGATAAATAGAGGTAATTTACTGAAGACTCGCATTGATTTGTTATTCTATTAACAATAACTGAATTCTGTGACTTCATTGAGTTAACTTTTGTTTCCTATCCTATGATCTTAAAAGTTATCAATAATAGAATGGTACGTTAGAAAAATAGGTTCTACTGGACAAATTATGCTAAATTAATAATTATTAATAAAAGGCTAAAGCCTTATACTATAAAAACGATCGTCCGCCTGCGCGGACTAAATTATAGGTTGCGTAGGCAACCTTTGTTTATATAGCTTAACTCTGAGCAAGTTAAAGTTTATTATTTGTATAGACAGATAAATTAAAATTCTTCTTCGACTCTTAAATTAATACTTTTTCCTAACTGTGGGTGATAAAAATAAAGTTCTTTTGCTTGTAAATATAAACGATTTGTATCTGTTAAATTACCATATAAACGATCTCCTAAAATTGGGATACCTAACCCTTTTTTATCAGAACAATGAACTCTTAATTGATGAGTTCGTCCCGTTAAAGGAATTAATTCAATACGAGTATAATTTCCTTCTCGACTAATGACTCGAAATTGCGTTATACTGGGCTTACCTTGAGCAAAATTAACCTTTTGATAAGGGCGATCGCTAGGATCTCCCCACAAAGGTAATTCAATAATTCCCTGATCAATTAATAATAAATCTTCTAAAATAGCCTCATAAACTTTCTTAACTTGTCGTTGCTCAAATTGTTGACTTAACTGACGATATATATCTAAATTACGTGCTAATAAAATGATACCAGAAGTATCTTGATCTAAGCGATGTATTGCTCTTAAATTAATCCCATCTGGTAATAAATTTTGTAAACGACTTAAGACACTATCTTGGCGATCGCGGTAACGTCCAGGAACAGATAATAACCCTGTAGGTTTATTAACTGCTATCAAATATTGATCTTCATAAATAATAGAAAGATCTTGTAATTTACTATTATTAACTAAGGGAATAGAAGATAAACCAGATAATAAAAAACCCATTAAAGGTTGACATCTTGACTCACAGGCCCCATAAAATTCTCCGGGTACTTTATCCCCTTTTACTGGCCCCCACCAAAATTCCGCCATAGCTAAAGGTTTAAGTTGATTTATTGCCGCATAATGGAGTAATTTAGGGGCGCAACAATCTCCGGTTCCTGTAGGTAAACCTTTAGTTTTTAACTGTTGTAAAGAAGTAGAATTTCCGGCAAAATTAGTTAAAGTATAAACAGCATTCATTTGACTTTGTAATTTACGAGATAATTCTTGACGTTGCTGTTTTAATTGAGTTATTTCTTGTTGTGCTAACTCAATCACTTCTTTGAGAGGTTTTAATATCTGATCTCGTTGCTGTTTCAATTGTTTTTTTTCTCGTTTATCGTGACGACTTGCTACATTAAGTTGTTCAATAGCAATAGCTAAACTATCCCCTGTTAAAGTTTTACATAATATCTCTCGTTGCTGTTGTCTTTGTTGTTTACGCTGAAGATGAACAACCGCTAAATGAGCAAAATTTGTTTGCCATTCTTGTGTTAATTTGTCATAACTTTGCCAAACTTCTAAAGATTGTAAATAAATAATTTTTTGCTTGATATTTTCTAATTGAGTTAGAGTATAAATTTCCGGTAAAATAACTTGATCTCTCCCAGGAATAGGAGGAACCCATCCCTTAACCTGAGAATTACCATTTAATAACCCAGAAAATGCTTTAATTACCCCTAATTTTTTAGCTAAAGTTTCTATTAGTAATACCCCATACATTTTACCTTCAGATGAATAACGAGGATCTCTACTAAGATCTGTCATCAAACCATTAGCAATAGCCTCAACCATCGCAGTACGGGGCAATCTTAACATAATACTCTGTTGAGGACAACGCCCCTCATACCAATAACTAGGGGGGGAATCTGGGATCATTTGATCCTCTTTCATAAACTCAGAAATTGACTGAAAAAATACCATATATTTTAATAATTTGTATAGAGATCACTGCCATCTGGGATAATTTATGTTATGTTGGTCAAGAATTTGATGTTATTCTTGTCCTCTCACATTGAAAAATTTTAAGGAAAAACCATATGGTTCAATTAACAGAAGTCACTAAAAATACCGATCTCGTCTCTATTCCTTTCTCAGTTTCTCATACTGGAGTATTAGCGACAGAAACCCGTCCTTGGGGATCATTTACTACCCTAGAAGAAGGGCCAGGATACAAAATTAAACGCATTGAAGTTAATCCCGGCCACCGTCTCAGCTTACAAATGCACCATCATCGCAGTGAACACTGGATTGTTGTATCAGGAACCGCTAAAGTTACTTGTGGTGATCATGAAGAAATTTTAGCAGCTAATGAATCAACCTATGTTCCTCAATGTACATCTCATCGTCTGGAAAATCCAGGGGTAATTAAATTAATTCTCATTGAAGTACAGAACGGGGAATATTTAGGAGAAGATGATATTATTCGTTTTCAAGATGATTATTCTCGTCATAAATAATAGGTAAACTCAGCTAATAATCATCTCAATTTATTAGTAGGGGCGAATGGATATTCGCCCTTATAAACTTTGTAGGAATATATAATGCCATACGTCAATATTCAAATTATAAAAGGTGCAACAAGAGAGCAAAAATCTCAGTTAGTTAAGGATGTGACTGACTCCCTTGTGCGCGTACTGAATAAAAAACCCGAACATATTCATATTGTAATTCAAGAAATTAATGAGGAAAACTGGGGTTTTTCAGGACTATTAACAGACGAATGGAAGCAACAGCAAGACCATGTATAGTGTTTACAAATGGTTAATTTGAGGTATCACCAATAAAAATCACAAAAATTCATAAGATAAGGGGGAATTTTGGATGATTAAGGTGATCGCACTACAAGATCACGAATCTGCTTACAGTGTCCAATTTGCGATCGCTAGTCTGGGTACTAGACTAAAATCTCGTTGATTGCGGGTAACGATTGTGGCATTAAGAGATAATGCGATCGCAGCTATTCGCACATCTTTTTGTAGGCGATTTTTCCGTAGGGGAGGATTTTCTTTAAGCAGGTTTTTGAGACAGTTATCTGCCTCTGATGTGAAGTCTAGAATCTCAATTGTTTGGAGATATTTAACAGTTGTCCAAAGTTTTGAGTAGAGTGAGGGGAGATTATGCACTGCTGACGGATCGTTAATTCTACCAATCCAGCCGTTGAAAAGTTCTTGAACTGTAATCACAGTAACAGCAATTTGATGTAGGGAAGCATTGGCAATAACTTGGGGATGATTACAAAGAATTAGTGAAACATGATCCGTATCGAGAATATATTGAGACATTCAAGCCACCCCTATAAGTAATAGGAGGAGTCAACTTCCGTATCATCATCTGAGGTTTTTTCTGCTCGAATTTTATCCATAATGTCTTTAAAATCTGGATCGTCTTGAAAGATACCAGCAAATTGTATCCAGGTAGGTGGTGAGGCAGAAAGTGGCACATTCCAGGAAATAGCTTCGATGTGGCTGAGTCTTTCTAAAACAGTAGCTTTAATTTGGGCGATCGCTTCTTCCCGTGTTGGTGATTCGACTCGAAAGTTAGGAAATTCCAAGATAGATGCGGCAAATTGACCATTTTTGAGAGTTTCTACCAGGAGTGTCATCTTCAGGTTAGCCAATGGCTGGGATTGCGATACATTAAGATTGATAACCATGTTTGATATTGTTAGTTTTGAACTAAAATCAGAATACGCCTAGATTAAAACAACTATAGTAGTCCCAAATCATTTGTGAGAAGTCGCACGCCGCATCTTGCCTGTGAGGTGCTAAAAGCGAAACCCAACAAACCTGAATGCTAATACACCAAATTAGTCCTGTCAACCCAGTAGGGTGTGTTAGACGGCTAGAATCTTTGATTTAACTAGGATTTAACAATCCGTCGTAACGCACCAATTTAGATATTTTAATCCAGTAGGGTGTGTTAGACGGCTAAAATCTTTGATTTGACTAGGATTTAACAATCCGTCCTAACGCACGGATTTAGATATTTTAATCCACGATACCAATTATGCCATTAGATGAAGCCAATAAATTAGATTTACAGAAGCAACTTCATACCCTTAATGAAGTTAATAAATCTCTGATCGGTTGTGAAACTATTGAGGAGGTTATTACAAAAGCATTACAACAAGTTCGTTACCACTTAAATGTTCAAGTTGCCTCTATATTTTTGTTTAATAAAGATGGCTATATCCAAGGAATGGGTATTAATGGAATAGATAAAGATCGTCAAGAAATTGATGGTAAGAAATTTCTCCGTTGTCTAAATATTTTTACGACAGATAACTATGACTCTGATTATAATAATATCATGTGAATATAAAATTGAACGAGAATATCACAAATGTTTAAATATGGTACTTTACAACATCGATCAATTCTTAGTCCACAAGCATTTCTAGAAATTGCTAATCTTACTAACCCTGAGAACAAAGTTATAGTTCCAGCAGTAGTTGATAGTGGTGCTACGATAACTTGTATTCCTGAATCAATTATAGCAAAGCTAGGATGTCGGGCAGTGGCAGTTCAGATAATTAGAACAACGGGTTTTAGTAGCTCAATGTCTGAAAGAATGTTATATGTAATTCGTGCAAAAATTACTGATACAACAATAGATTCATCTCTAGCTTTTGGTTATCATGAAATTCGAGTTTTTGCTATACAACAGCTAAAATACGCATTGATTGGTCGAGATATTTTGAATCAATTTAAAGTCGTTTTAAATGCGCCACAACATAATTGGAGTTTACACAATATAGAGCATTCTGTAGAAAATTCTGTAGAGGAACCCGTATTTAAAAGCTTTTTACATAAATATAAAAATGAACTGATTGAATTTTCCGAAGATTTGCGTAAATTATCTCAAGAAAGTAATAAAAATATTACCGAAAAAGAACAGATTATAAAACAAAGACTAGACTGGATTCAAAACAGAGTAAAAGAAATTAGAGAAGTCTTTCAAGCGGATAATACTGTATTAACGGTTGTCAATATTAATGATTTAGTCAAAGAGAATATACTATCATTTTCATCAATACAGGAAAATATAGATATTACAGAGGATTATGATAATAGTATTCCTTCGATTCAAATCAATTCTCAAGAAATCAAAGATGTTATCTATAACTTAGTTAATAATGCAGTAGAAGCAATTAAAAAAAGCAACAAAAAAAATAAGCAAATTAAGATCAAGACCCATATTACGACATTAGATTATATAAATTATATTCAAGTTATCATTGAAGATAATGGAATTGGTATCATTATAACTGGTCATCCAGATCCCAACAATAGGAGGTTAGCTGAAAGACTTAAGGCTAATTTATATAAGGAAAAATCTCCAGTTAATTATCGTCAAGATATTAAAGAAATTGTTTTAGAAATACTGAAGTATAAGAAACAAATTGTTAATAGTATTATCGATGAGCAAATTGCAAAATTAAGCCCAAATCCTAAAGATATTGATATTTATGAGGAACTCAGAAAGCTT containing:
- a CDS encoding pseudouridine synthase, translated to MIPDSPPSYWYEGRCPQQSIMLRLPRTAMVEAIANGLMTDLSRDPRYSSEGKMYGVLLIETLAKKLGVIKAFSGLLNGNSQVKGWVPPIPGRDQVILPEIYTLTQLENIKQKIIYLQSLEVWQSYDKLTQEWQTNFAHLAVVHLQRKQQRQQQREILCKTLTGDSLAIAIEQLNVASRHDKREKKQLKQQRDQILKPLKEVIELAQQEITQLKQQRQELSRKLQSQMNAVYTLTNFAGNSTSLQQLKTKGLPTGTGDCCAPKLLHYAAINQLKPLAMAEFWWGPVKGDKVPGEFYGACESRCQPLMGFLLSGLSSIPLVNNSKLQDLSIIYEDQYLIAVNKPTGLLSVPGRYRDRQDSVLSRLQNLLPDGINLRAIHRLDQDTSGIILLARNLDIYRQLSQQFEQRQVKKVYEAILEDLLLIDQGIIELPLWGDPSDRPYQKVNFAQGKPSITQFRVISREGNYTRIELIPLTGRTHQLRVHCSDKKGLGIPILGDRLYGNLTDTNRLYLQAKELYFYHPQLGKSINLRVEEEF
- a CDS encoding collagen-like protein, translated to MRVFSKLPLFIPFFISSLMIPIPSSSQICAGVAWGADIKPFGQNGSDAQNGISGKNGQDSDNLTIFADGSPVTLNLVGANGEKGKEGERGKDARCDNQPVGVNYNVQAPSGGRGGNGGNGGDGGNGGSLTLYGTDLTSLKQIYVNAAGGKGGEPGRGGFGGDGCNCTDPYWNIETCTGNPGDPGYICTTLEFRCQDGKNGTNGVIGVGGRDGLPGKLTLINFDKPLEPDKPAAAVTMANLKEKGYLLSKNVWETRNGAKSLFAPGSFIDDEYVALVERFERSFILIWNAPQSFNSFAQEQVTLRLQNDKNINVELPKNLWIEATTQPKNNITQLIVYNAIRQRDATQLESQGLSGRGTELKLTLVDKARQSNLIATKFKLTYSITRSDPRFRPVSDYITKYEGAISEDLVTIDNNKFTINIGKLPISPDHLKAGLGVEINLEATRSFAGYSADQRIVVKDVIGPFR
- a CDS encoding 2-hydroxymuconate tautomerase; the encoded protein is MPYVNIQIIKGATREQKSQLVKDVTDSLVRVLNKKPEHIHIVIQEINEENWGFSGLLTDEWKQQQDHV
- a CDS encoding type II toxin-antitoxin system VapC family toxin, producing the protein MSQYILDTDHVSLILCNHPQVIANASLHQIAVTVITVQELFNGWIGRINDPSAVHNLPSLYSKLWTTVKYLQTIEILDFTSEADNCLKNLLKENPPLRKNRLQKDVRIAAIALSLNATIVTRNQRDFSLVPRLAIANWTL
- a CDS encoding phosphomannose isomerase type II C-terminal cupin domain → MVQLTEVTKNTDLVSIPFSVSHTGVLATETRPWGSFTTLEEGPGYKIKRIEVNPGHRLSLQMHHHRSEHWIVVSGTAKVTCGDHEEILAANESTYVPQCTSHRLENPGVIKLILIEVQNGEYLGEDDIIRFQDDYSRHK
- a CDS encoding GAF domain-containing protein: MPLDEANKLDLQKQLHTLNEVNKSLIGCETIEEVITKALQQVRYHLNVQVASIFLFNKDGYIQGMGINGIDKDRQEIDGKKFLRCLNIFTTDNYDSDYNNIM